One window of Rhinoraja longicauda isolate Sanriku21f chromosome 9, sRhiLon1.1, whole genome shotgun sequence genomic DNA carries:
- the epcam gene encoding epithelial cell adhesion molecule → MRVLVPLVLALCSLAALAQDDDKECSQCRTNQYAKCSGTACECTLKLSADVNQPVNCSKLTSKCWMMKNEMYRKKNGIAARRKPTEHAMLDNDGIYDPECEVDGKFHARQCNETDTCWCVNTAGVRRTDKGDESLKCPELVETFWFQVQLRHKPMDKKMDQTKLEEAIRNMFVSYQMDPKYIEKVEYFDEDRYIIIDLKQNMTVDSTTDLATVTYYLEKDIKGNTLFATSYNRSIEDDGILYNGMRLGFDQAYVYYIDSKNPEFTMKGMTPGIIAVIVVVCLAVVAGLVVLFFTQRRAAKSHIYQKAEGRELDEMQKQQLTT, encoded by the exons ATGCGGGTGCTGGTTCCCTTGGTGTTGGCCTTGTGCTCGCTGGCCGCCTTGGCGCAGGATGATGATAAAG AGTGTTCTCAATGCAGGACAAACCAGTATGCCAAATGCAGTGGTACTGCCTGTGAATGTACTTTGAAATTATCAGCTGATGTGAACCAACCAGTAAATTGCAGCAAAT TGACCAGTAAATGTTGGATGATGAAGAATGAAATGTACAGGAAAAAGAATGGTATTGCAGCCCGCAGAAAGCCCACTGAGCATGCCATGTTGGATAATGATGGGATTTATGATCCTGAATGTGAGGTTGATGGGAAATTCCATGCCAGGCAATGTAATGAGACTGACACGTGCTGGTGTGTTAACACTGCTGGTGTTCGCAGAACTGATAAAGGAGATGAAAGCCTCAAGTGCCCTGAGCTTGTGGAGACCTT TTGGTTTCAAGTTCAACTAAGACACAAACCCATGGATAAAAAGATGGATCAAACTAAACTTGAGGA AGCTATcagaaatatgtttgtatcctacCAGATGGACCCAAAGTACATTGAAAAAGTTGAG TATTTTGATGAGGATCGTTATATCATAATTGACCTGAAACAAAATATGACTGTGGATTCAACAACTGATCTTGCAACTGTAACATATTACCTAGAAAAGGAT ATCAAGGGCAACACATTGTTCGCTACTTCTTATAATCGATCCATTGAGGATGATGGTATACTGTACAATGGGATGAGGCTTGGTTTTGATCAAGCTTACGTATACTACATTGACTCAAAGAATCCAGAGTTCACCATGAAAGGAATGACCCCTGGTATTATTGCAGTCATTGTGGTGGTGTGCCTGGCAGTTGTAGCTGGACTCGTTGTGCTT TTCTTCACACAAAGGAGGGCAGCCAAGTCTCACATTTACCAAAAAGCTGAG GGAAGAGAATTGGATGAAATGCAGAAACAGCAGCTGACTACCTAA